The genomic stretch CTTAAGGTAGAGATAGAAGGCCCAGAAGGCGAACATTGCCGACATCCCTGAGGAGCGGGATGATACATAAACTACAGTCTCCGTGTTTATGGTATGCAGGCCGAAAAGGAGCGCGGCAAAGGTAGCGGCCAGGATAGGGTCGATCCCAGGCAGGGGGATTCTCTTTCGGAATAAAAACAAGGCGATGAAGAACACGGCGAAGGATGCCAGAATATGGAACAGGAAGTTCGTGACGTGGTACCAGACCACATTGTACCCGTTGCGGGAAGTCAGAAGGCCCATCTGGTAGTTGATGGCGTGGGTTGTCATCAGGAGCGGGCGGTACATGGCTGTCTGCGGGTTCCGGCTGAAGGTCGACGGATCCCGGAAGAAAACCGGGATGTTGGAGATTTTCCGGATATTGATGTTTTCCTTGATATGATGGAAATCGTCGTAGTGCCAGTCGGCCGTGAAGGAGTTGGAGTAGAAAAGGAGGATGGCGGCGGTCAGGAGAGTGAGAGCCACCGGAATCCTGCGGTTGCGGGGCATTTCATCCAGTTTTGAAAAAAGCGTCATAGTTGCCTTTCCGTCCTCAGGCTTTCATTAACCCATTGAAACCCATGACCAAAACGCCGATATTATATATGAAATCCCGCCATTTTAACCAAGGTTTTTTAACCATAATCACCCACCGAAGAATATCTCACCGATTTGACTCTTCAGTTAATAGTCGATGGTGGGATGCAGAATTTCCCGATGATGTCAGCGATCTCCTCGCTGGGGTTAATTGCGGTTTCAGAACTGTCCACCCGTCTGTAGACCTCCGGGGCGTCAAGAAATTTCTGAATAATGTTCCCATCCAGTTTTGACAGGAGAACATTCTCCCCTAACCCCTCTTCCCTCTCGGTATTCCTGCGAAGAAGCAGGCACGGGACCCCCAGGTAAAAAGTTTCCTCCTGAATGCTCCCACCATCGGTTATAACAAATTCGGCGTTTTTCAACAGGTTCACAAAACCGGAGTGATTCAGAAGGGAAAGAGGTAAAATACCGGCGTTGTCAAGGACAGTATCGAGACGGTAGGCTTTGAGCCGCTTTACGGTAGGAGGGTGCTGGATGAAGACAACCGGCATTGTTTTTTGGGCATTAACAAGAGTGTCGACCACTAAACGAAGCCGCTTTCGGCTGTAGAGGGTTTCCACCCGGTGAATTGTCGCAAGGGCGTACTTTTCAGGGAGTTCCGGCAGGGTGGGTGCGGGCCGTGCCAGTGAAAGGCGCATCGTGTCGATGTTCGTATTGCCGGAGAGAAGATACGATTTGTTTCTCAGACCCATCTTTTCAAGGTTTTCAAAAGCGGTTTTCGAGGGGGCGAAAAGGTAGTCGGCCATGCGCATGACCAGGACGCGCACAATCTCCTCCGGGAAGGGGTGCAGGTAGTTGCGGCTCCGCAATCCGGCCTCTACGTGGGCCACCTTCTGGCCTGCACGTTTTGCGATAAGACAGGACAGAAGGGTTGACATCGTGTCGCCATGGACAAAGCAGATGCCGCTCTTCCCCTGAAAGAGCTCTGCCTGCAGGCGGGAACGGGAGCGAAAAACGAAGGAAAGGAGACGGAGCATCCACCGGAGCCCCCCTCCCAACGTTGAGACACCCTCCTGTTCGGGGGTCAGCGAAAGGCCGGGCTTTCGCAGCCCGAACTGCTCGATAATGTGGGCCACAAGCTTTGCGTGCTGGCCGGTGTCGATGATTCTGTAGGGCCAACCACGCTTCTCAAACTCAAGCACCAGGGGCACGAGCTTGATGAACATTGCCTTGGTGCCGGTGAAAACTGTCAAGAGGGGATGTGAATTCATAATTAATTTGGATAAGATTTATCCACAGTGTGTTTTTTTACTACCACCGCGATCATATGTCCCCAACCTGGGAAAATGTTCCGGAATGTTTTTTCAATAGGGAGAAAAAGATAGAACCAGATCGCAGAAAACGGAAAAGGTAAGACCGAATATCCTCTTCCCATTGGTGGATAATACCATATCCCTTTTGCCTCCAGCAGATTAAATTCCGGCACCAATTCGTCCTGTAGGCCTTCAAGCGTGCTCCAGCGGTCGATTGGCTGACCCGCGGCCGTGACAGGATGGCCGGATATTTTTTCCGCAGTCCATCGAGCTAACCCATACCAGCTTTTCCAGTTGGGAGTTGTTAAGATCAGGACGCCGTCATATCTCAAGATACGATATGCCTCCGAGAAAAAAAGGTCCCTGTTCGGAAGATGCTCGATGACTTCGCTGCAGATTACCAGATCCAGGGTGTTTCCTGCGAACGGTAGGGCCTGGGCGTCTCCCTGAGCGACACGTGAGGAGTTAAATCGTGTTTTAGTGTTCCGCAGGGATTGCAGGGAAAGGTCGATGCCGAAAGCGGAGGGGTCCAGGGACATGTCATCGCCGCTTCCGCAACCGACGAGCAACACATTTCCTGTCTCGCTGTTTTTCGCGTGTTTACTGATGAGACCGAGGATAACATCCAGTCTTTCTGACTGCATAATTCTGGATATCCATGGAAACCGCTGGTTTTTATGAAAACCCTCATAAAACTCCCGGGAATTTACCTTCGTTTGCGATCTCAATGTGTTATGCCCTCTTCTTACAGACCATGAATTCAAGCCCCGGACCTTCCTTGAGTATTTTTGTCAGCAAAACATCCACCGGAGCAAAGAGCAATCCATAAATGTAACCCAGCGCTGGAACAATTCTCATGGGGAACGTTGCTATGTACCAAAGGGTGGGGGATAATCGGCTTTTTACGTCAGAAGGGGGGAAACAAAGTATGGAAGCCGGTCTCCTTTCCAGGATTTCGAAACCATTTTTCTCTATTACGGCCTTATAGTCCTTCAATGTGCGACCAACGACATGCTCCGAACGGAACCCCCGAAAACGGAAAAAATAGTCAGTGAGAAAGAACAGGCCCTCAGGTTTCATGAGATTCGAGATATTTGAAACAGCCCGTTCAAATGAGTCATCATCGACAATGTGGTAAAGCACGTCGAAGGATGAAACGATGTCATACTTGGTGGATGCAATCCCGCATTTCGCAATGTCGCCGGCAATGTCCAACTGCTCAAATTGTATTTCAGGGAATCTTTCCCGCAATTTTTCTACAGCTATTGCGGTGATGTC from bacterium BMS3Abin14 encodes the following:
- the mnaA gene encoding UDP-N-acetylglucosamine 2-epimerase, producing MNSHPLLTVFTGTKAMFIKLVPLVLEFEKRGWPYRIIDTGQHAKLVAHIIEQFGLRKPGLSLTPEQEGVSTLGGGLRWMLRLLSFVFRSRSRLQAELFQGKSGICFVHGDTMSTLLSCLIAKRAGQKVAHVEAGLRSRNYLHPFPEEIVRVLVMRMADYLFAPSKTAFENLEKMGLRNKSYLLSGNTNIDTMRLSLARPAPTLPELPEKYALATIHRVETLYSRKRLRLVVDTLVNAQKTMPVVFIQHPPTVKRLKAYRLDTVLDNAGILPLSLLNHSGFVNLLKNAEFVITDGGSIQEETFYLGVPCLLLRRNTEREEGLGENVLLSKLDGNIIQKFLDAPEVYRRVDSSETAINPSEEIADIIGKFCIPPSTIN
- a CDS encoding putative S-adenosylmethionine-dependent methyltransferase/MSMEI_2290, with translation MRSQTKVNSREFYEGFHKNQRFPWISRIMQSERLDVILGLISKHAKNSETGNVLLVGCGSGDDMSLDPSAFGIDLSLQSLRNTKTRFNSSRVAQGDAQALPFAGNTLDLVICSEVIEHLPNRDLFFSEAYRILRYDGVLILTTPNWKSWYGLARWTAEKISGHPVTAAGQPIDRWSTLEGLQDELVPEFNLLEAKGIWYYPPMGRGYSVLPFPFSAIWFYLFLPIEKTFRNIFPGWGHMIAVVVKKHTVDKSYPN
- a CDS encoding bifunctional 3-demethylubiquinone-9 3-methyltransferase/ 2-octaprenyl-6-hydroxy phenol methylase — protein: MNDEFDAKAYWEKRLMGKYDLSGVGWESLGRPYNRWIYWAKKKIFRRLAGPLCDSSSELSVLDIGSGTGFYIERWKELGVPAISGCDITAIAVEKLRERFPEIQFEQLDIAGDIAKCGIASTKYDIVSSFDVLYHIVDDDSFERAVSNISNLMKPEGLFFLTDYFFRFRGFRSEHVVGRTLKDYKAVIEKNGFEILERRPASILCFPPSDVKSRLSPTLWYIATFPMRIVPALGYIYGLLFAPVDVLLTKILKEGPGLEFMVCKKRA